The Armatimonadota bacterium genome contains the following window.
AATGACCTTCGGCGCAAAAGAAGCAGAAAAATAAATGCAAGGCATACTATGACCACCGGGGCTTTCTCATGCGAAAGAAAGTAGCAAATTAGAGGGCATCCAAAAAACGTAATTGTTCGCCACCACCACGCTTCGTTAGAACCAAGAGAATACCCAAAGCCAACGCTCACCCAATGAACAAGCCCCAGTGAACCTAAAGCAAGCAGCCAAAATAAAGTGGGTAACCAATTTTTTCTTATGCATGCCAAAACAAATGGCATGCCGCCGTGTGTTAGTATCTTTTCTCGATTCAACCAAGCAATCATTATTCCAGCTAAAGGCCAAGCAGTAAATCCAATTTCTTTGAAACAAACACCAATTATGGCAAAAATTAACCCAAGACCCCATCTTGCATATGTAAGTAGCAATAGACTTAGAACTATGGATATGCCGGAAAAGAAATCTGGTATATTCTTGGGGTCGGACAGAGCTTCCCGCACAGATTCACATCCCGAAAAAAGCAATGAGATAGGAAAAGGCCTTGCTCCTGCAAAAAGCCATATTGCTGTGATAACCAACCACTTCTTGTAAGTAATTCTCCATAGCAATGCGGCGGATAAAAACAGAAAAACCATATGCGCGCATACCGCAATAATCTGTCTGGGAAGCATGAATTCTTGAGGCCAAAGTAGTCGTTCAAGCAAGAACACGTAAGAAGCTAGAGGGCGCCAAAACGGGACTTCGCCACACCAAGTACCTGTCCACCATTGAAGTGTATCTCTTGCCCCATGTATGCCATCCAATCCTCTATTGATGAATTCCCAATCAATATCCCGACTAATATCTCTAAACGGTTTATAAATATACGGCAAAAGAGAGCCATATATCATAGATGCAACACTTCTGATGACCAGCAGGGTTGCAACACTAAAGCTATATTTGTATAGCATATTGACCCAGTTTGATTTCATCCACGTCGACACCTATTCCCGCTGCCTCAGAGAGTATAACCGCCCCCCGTTCAATCACAATTCCACCTTTGACTGGGTCATCCGCGAGGAATTGAGGACCGTTCAAATCAGCTGGATACTCAAACCCAAATGCAGAGTACAAGTGTGCACTTGCCGCAAGACCTAGTCTTGTCTCCGTTAAACCACTTCCAAGCAAACCGACTCCCGCATCAAGTGCTCTTTCGATACACCTTCTAGCACCTGTTAATCCAGCCATCTTTGAGACTTTAATAACTATAAAGTTCAGGGCTTTCATTCTAATAAGTTGTTCGAGGTCTCCCAGTGAAAAAACTGACTCATCAACAGCAATTGGAATGGCTGATTTAGCAACTAGTTCTTGCAGTGCTAGAAAATCATTGGCTGGCACAGGCTGTTCAAGCACATCTACGCCGATTTTTGCCATGTCCTTGCTTCTCTGAATTGCAATATCAACCGAGTATGCCTGGTTTGCATCAGCCCATAGAAAGCAGTTGCCAGCTACATGCTTTACCGCCCGCAGGATATCTAGGTCCAACGAAGGATCCATGCCTATCTTTACCTTAAACCCACGATAACCTGCTTTAAGAGCTTCAGCAGTCACCTCTTCAGCTTTATTCGGCGAATCAACAGTTGTTAGGAAGCTAAGATTTACTAACTTTGATGAACTTTTGCTAAAATACTTATATAGAGGTATACCCTTTCTTTTACATATAATGTCGTGCAATGCCATATCTATGCCCGACTTAGCAATGGGCTGTCCAACGGTAATTCCAGGTGCAATCACTTGGTCCATAACGTTATGGATTGCATCCAAATCTTCTGCATCTAAGCCAATCAGCGCCGGGGCAAGATATTTGCGAATGGAAGTTACCACCGATTCGAGAGTTTCATAGCTCCACCTTGGGCTAGGCCTTGCCTCGCCCCACCCCGAAATTCCGTCGGCTACAACGCGAATGTATGCATGTGGTGCACCGGCTTTCGGCCCGCCAACAGAACCACGAGAAATTTTAAACTCCGTTTTGAATGGTAAATTCAGCGGAATTACTTCGATGGATTCAATTTTCATTTGTTATCTCTTGCAAGTTAATCCGAAACGTTGCGAACATATACTGATGTCGCAGGGAAAGTTGATGCAAGTGCGCATCCTTTTTCTTTGCCCAATACACTCACAGCAGTCGCAAGCCCATCGGAAATGATTCCACTAGGGGAGATTACTGTAACCGCAATCCTATTTGTCAACCCCAACCCTGTTCGTGGGTCTACTATATGTGAGTATCGTTTCCCATTGATTTCCACAAACTGCTGGGTATCGCCAGACGAAGAAATTGCACAGTTAGAAAGCACTATTCGGCTGTGCTGAGGTTCCGAATTTGCTATTTCGATCTCCCACCCCTTCTTGCCTGGAGGAGGATTACTTACCAAAACATCGCCGCCCATCTCAATCAAAGCGCTATTTATATTGTACCGCTTAAGAATTCGCATTGCCTCATCACAAGCATAACCCTTGGCGATTCCCCCAAGATCAATTTGCACTCCCCTATTAGCAAGCCTTACCGTTCCCGTTCTTTCGTCGATTATTATGTTTTGCCATCCAACCAATTTCTTTGCTTCTTCAATTTCGTCCTGCGAAGGTATCACGCCCGACTTCCGAGCCTTCTTCCAGAGTTTCACTAGCGGACCAACTGTAACGTCTAATGCGCCACTCGATTTTTGACTGAGCTCAACAGATTTCTTAAGAACAAACAAAAGTTCCTTGCTTACCCGCACAGGAGGCCCACCAGCACTCGCACAAAGACGCATGATTTCGCTCGTGGGCCTGTAATCGCTCATGATATCTTCTAAATAAGCTATCCTCTTGAAAGCAGCCTCTGCCGCTTTTTCTGCAACCTTTTGATTTGGCGCATACAGCACAATACGCGTGCGCACACCCATTGCAATTTCCGAGTATTCAAAGCGGCTTGGCTTCGGATGCGAGCCAAAAGATAAAGAACCTAGCAATATAGAAAAAATCGTTAGAACGAATAAGACCAAATATTGTTTGCGAATTGTTATTTCACGCTTCCTCCCATTGTTTTTTCAAAAACTTTACTGACCTGGGAATTTCAACCTCAGGATCCCCTTCTACGCCGCACTCCAGGCTGCAGTAATCTTGGAATCCAATCATTTTCAGCCCCTTGAAGCCGTCGCGAAAGTCGCGCTCGTCTTGACCAGGGAGTTTTCTTTTTGCGGAAGCCAAGTGAACATGATGCAAATACTTACCTGCCGAAATGAATGCACCCAAATCACTTGGCTCTTCGATATTCATATGGTAGAAATCTCCCATCATGCATACACCTGGGTGGTTTACATCACGGCAAATTGCGGCTGCGTCGGCAAGCAAGCGCAAGAACCAAGCCTCACGTCTATTAAGTGGTTCCATCAAAAGGCGCGTTCCACACTTAACGGCATATTCACCTAGTTCAGGCAGCAGCTCAACAAGTATCTGACGACCCTCCACATGCCCTAGCTTCGTTTGACCATTAAAAGCTGGGACGAAGATTAAACCAGTTGAACCTAGCTCACCTGCAGCTGTCAGAATTTCTTTCATTGTTGTAATAGCTTTCTGACGTTCAGATTCTTGATCACTAATCAATGCTCCATCAAAACCTGCACATATTGCGCTTACCTTAATCTTTGAGTTTGCTAGAGCTTTCTTTATCTCCGCTACTCTTTCACTAAGCCCGCGCCCACCTATTTCAATGCCTTCGAAACCCCATTTTTCCATCTTTGCAATCCGCTCTTGGAGGTCCTTGCCTGGAATGATTCGCTCTTGGCTGGAAAGCTTAA
Protein-coding sequences here:
- a CDS encoding enolase C-terminal domain-like protein, with amino-acid sequence MKIESIEVIPLNLPFKTEFKISRGSVGGPKAGAPHAYIRVVADGISGWGEARPSPRWSYETLESVVTSIRKYLAPALIGLDAEDLDAIHNVMDQVIAPGITVGQPIAKSGIDMALHDIICKRKGIPLYKYFSKSSSKLVNLSFLTTVDSPNKAEEVTAEALKAGYRGFKVKIGMDPSLDLDILRAVKHVAGNCFLWADANQAYSVDIAIQRSKDMAKIGVDVLEQPVPANDFLALQELVAKSAIPIAVDESVFSLGDLEQLIRMKALNFIVIKVSKMAGLTGARRCIERALDAGVGLLGSGLTETRLGLAASAHLYSAFGFEYPADLNGPQFLADDPVKGGIVIERGAVILSEAAGIGVDVDEIKLGQYAIQI
- a CDS encoding FAD:protein FMN transferase; this translates as MGVRTRIVLYAPNQKVAEKAAEAAFKRIAYLEDIMSDYRPTSEIMRLCASAGGPPVRVSKELLFVLKKSVELSQKSSGALDVTVGPLVKLWKKARKSGVIPSQDEIEEAKKLVGWQNIIIDERTGTVRLANRGVQIDLGGIAKGYACDEAMRILKRYNINSALIEMGGDVLVSNPPPGKKGWEIEIANSEPQHSRIVLSNCAISSSGDTQQFVEINGKRYSHIVDPRTGLGLTNRIAVTVISPSGIISDGLATAVSVLGKEKGCALASTFPATSVYVRNVSD
- a CDS encoding sugar phosphate isomerase/epimerase family protein — translated: MKLNRRELMTAAALGGASLALSFPEVEAKEAKQKAVLKLSSQERIIPGKDLQERIAKMEKWGFEGIEIGGRGLSERVAEIKKALANSKIKVSAICAGFDGALISDQESERQKAITTMKEILTAAGELGSTGLIFVPAFNGQTKLGHVEGRQILVELLPELGEYAVKCGTRLLMEPLNRREAWFLRLLADAAAICRDVNHPGVCMMGDFYHMNIEEPSDLGAFISAGKYLHHVHLASAKRKLPGQDERDFRDGFKGLKMIGFQDYCSLECGVEGDPEVEIPRSVKFLKKQWEEA